cacacacacaccttaGTCGGAGAGCATGAGGTCCTGTGGCACGTTCTTGAGATTCTTTATATTTAGACTTTCACCTCAACAAATATTACATTTATATGAAAGTTTTAGTTTATTGACCGCTCAGCAAAATAATTGTACATTGTTGACAAGAATATTGAAATTTAGccaaattggatttttttttttgggtataagaATAGGAGGGGATACatattttatactttaattataaaaatatatattctttaaaatatttttgtttcgtacaaatacaaatatgtaCGTAAGTTTAACTTATGCTATAGTACCTTTTACTTACTATGGTGTAAAGTAATTGCCTTCTATTTGCACCAAAATTAACATCTTCcttttatcaaccaaaaaaaaaaaaaaaaatgacatcttcccttttataatattaattaaaatttttgagctTCTGTTTTTCTAAATACtactaattaatatttttgagcTTCTATTTTTCTATAGAGTTTAAGCGCCCATTTGCGATAAGCTTATTGtggataatttattttcaaaagtgatgtatattttaagagaaatgatatgtttacaacatttttacaataaattctaagtggtaagttgttactagttcttattgttggggcaaaaaagtaatcttagagTTAGTTTGAAATCtgaatcaataacaattaaccatctgtgatttgttgtaaaaatattgtaaacgtagcatctttcatattttaataggtgaaattttaatgagtatctaaaaaaaagtaaaacttcAAAGTTGTGGAAAGCTATATCTAGATAGATAGTTGctacatctacaatattttcacaacatttttataataaatcataggtggttagttgttgttggtttaaatttaaacttaacatgaaaattacttttttgctctaacaataacaaccagtaacaaattaccacttagaatttgttgtgaaaatattgtgggcATATCATTTGACATATTGTTTCTCATCAAGATAAGTTGACAAAAGAAGTTAGTTAATAGGTTAACCAGGGAACTAAATCCCATAACAAAACCAGTTATTTATGTATATCATAAAATTATACTAATGAGCTCaagatttaattatataaactAATTAACTATagctattttaaattacaacttGTTACCACACAATGGTCCTTCACTAGATACAATAATAATCGTACGTCAGTTGGTTTAGGGTTCTAGCCAAATCTCCCCCCCTTAAAGGAAATGTTGAGGTGCGATCATAATAGTTCTTCTATTATCAAGAAATTAATACCTGAGGAGCTTAGACGAAGATAAAGAAATTGTAGTCTAACAAGAGAGTTAAGCCAACTAGATTATGAgatcaatagtttaaaactaaATCAAtcttatattgttgtttcaaaTGTTCAAACTCAAGATTTATCTCATTTCAAGACTCTAAGTACTCGTTTACGACTTGAGAATATAATAATTAGCGTACATCCACCACTTCTATCACTTTTACTAATGCTAAAATCAACCTCCTGTGAAagataatgaattttttttaccaaactAAACCCATTGAAATCAAATTGAACATACGCGTAGTTGGTTGACTATGCCAAGAAAAGCATAGAGATTAGAAACAAATACATGTGGGTTCAATATCGAAATCACAAAACTAAGGAGTCACCAATGCTAATACAGACTAGCCAAAAgtgaaaaaggcaaaaaaaagtACCACATCATATCCTATCACACACCCCCTATTTTTACTATCTACACTCCAAGTCTCCCAAATCGTACGGCTATAAACCCATCaatccctttaaaaaaaaaaaaaaaaaaaaaggagtggaGATAGTAATTACCCAATATAGCGTTAATTTACAGAGTCTCTCACAAGAACCCACCTCTCTGTGTTTCGCTCCTCACGTTTTTACATGcttctctcttctctgtttttctaaagctctctctctctctctctctctctctctctctcttcgatccCTCTCCGTACTCTTTCTCTGCAATTCCAATTCATCAAGTAAATACTTTTCCTACCTTTAAAATtcaggaaataaaaaataaaaaaatccaaaacgcACCGTTTTAGATCTCCGAATTCTGATAGGTCATGGAAATGGCTGCCAGTCCTCGAACCGTAGAGGAGATCTTCAAAGATTACAGTGGCCGCCGAGCTGGTGTCGTTCGTGCTTTAACTTACGGTActttactttctctctctacaattactctctctctctctctctaaaaataccAATCTGACCGTTGCTTTTTTTGATTCAGATGTTGATGAATTTTATGGACTCTGTGATCCAGGTACTGTGTAATTagacttattttattttattttaaatttctgtttttttttttgtttgatttccGAGAAACCGAGGGAAAGTTTTGTTTGCATGGTGTGGTTATGGTAATCAGAGTCGTAGGATTGGAATGGGAGgtcaaaattattataaaattaaaaacttattcgTTTCTTTTTATGtggaaatgtatttttttcctgttcaatttgaaattttttagatcTCTAGTCTATGAAAACATTTTGATAGTGAAAGTAATAGTAATGCAATTGAAATGAAATGATTgtaatttcaaatcaaaaagtCTAGGTCAAATTAACTGTAGAAAACTCAATTGAGTTTTACTGTTTTGTTATGATCCAAACAGAGCTTTTAAGtgtttagttagttagttagtttttttaattcaaaatttttttccccttttgttttgttaaagatAAGGAGAACTTGTGTTTGTATGGGCATCCGAATGAAAGTTGGGAAGTAACTTTGCCGGCTGAGGAAGTTCCACCGGAGCTTCCTGAGCCAGCACTTGGGATCAATTTCGCAAGAGATGGCATGCACCGGAAAGATTGGCTTTCATTGGTTGCAGTGCACAGTGATTCTTGGTTGCTTTCTGTGGCTTTCTATCTTGGAGCTCGTCTTAACCGCAATGAAAGGTAAAATCTTTCACTCTTTTATTGTTTCTGCCGCATTCATGTGCTTCATATGATATTGGAGTTCATTTGAGAAATCTGATATTGATGTATTTGTTGAGCAGATCTTTGGGCGCTCCTGAAAAATTGAATTCCTTGTtgtctcttatttttatttttaagctGAAAATCAATATATAACAAATGGGTCAGCGTCATCACGAAAATCAGTGCAATTTTAATGTATCTCTCAGATGGAGTTCATTGATTTACAATATCAGTTGTGGTGATGACTTTAATTAGCTTTGTTGGCTCTGGGGTTCAAAATGATAGCTTAGTGGTAATGGCATCCTTTGTGGTGTCCCATGTTTGTGGTTCTAACCCCACCTCCCTCTCCCCCTCACTCACtatctacctatcaaaaaaattatctttattgGCTCTGTTGTACTTGTTGGAGTTGGAGTTAAAACTTCAAATAAGATAGAGCTTAATGGGTTGGGATTCTATATGCTTGATTTGAAatcttgtttcttcttttctagACTTTTTTGAGGCATTGTATTGTGCTCTTAATATTTGGGAGAACTTCTTTACACACTCAGTCTACTTAAGAACTCTCCTTGTTTAATAAAGTTCTTATTATTTGTCAAGAATAAATATGTGTTGAAAATAGAGCCATTCTAACTTTGACAGGGTGTCCAAGTACTtcctaatttgtttgttttttgaagTTATGTCTgttccttctttttctcaattttcttttactgAAAGATTGTCTTTTTGCCTCATGCTATCATTCTGTTGGCTTACAGGCAGCAGCATCAGAATATGTTCCTTTATTCTTTCTCTCAGTGTACCTAATTTCTTACAAATGGATCTTGGTTGTCTGCCATGTATCTTTCTGTGTTAGTTTAAAAGTTCCAGTATATCAATTTTCTTTCCCCACTGCTCTTTGCATTTGATGCAATAGTGATTTACATGGTTTAGTTCGAAGCTCCCCTTCCCCCTCCCCCTGGAGCCaacacttaacaaaaaaaaaagttttactgATCCAAGAAGCTTTTTTGTCATTCTGTTGTTTggagattcatgaacatggtctGTGTATTCTGGAAGAATTTCAGTCCTAGAATTGAGGGTAAAAACTATGAGCTTAAGATAACAGGTGTTATCACTAGCTGATTTATTTAAAGAACGATCAAGTAAACATTTTTAATGGAAAGGAAGGCAGATGAAGCTGTCAACTCTCCAACTGCAATGTTGTTTTAAGTTATCAGTACTTCTTATTCTATgctgaaacaatttttttttgtcacatctTATAAGTAGTTCAATGATTCAAGTCGAGGGAATGAAAAAAGGTAGATGAGCATGTAATAACATTAGCAGAATTAGTAAAAAGGACTTGTCAATCAAATTGGTGACAGAGTGATTCTAGATAGGATAAAATGGCAAAAAGGATTACATGCGGCTGACCTTGATTACCTGCTTGAGGATCCATAGTTGATTCCAGAGTTTTGGGCCTAAGGTGTAGTTGTTGTAGCATGAAACATCTTGTATGTAATAATGATATCATATGCCTTTAAAGTAATCATGGCACTGATGGCTAATTGCTAGCAGATACGTGAATATGATTTTAGATCCCATGCTATGTCATGGCATTCTCGGAACTCTCTTGATTCAGTAGCTTTACTTTGCTTATATTGAACTGCTGGGACTGGTACAAGAATCATGGTGAGATACTGCGTTCTAAGGCCATACCTGTTTATGTTCAAACCCATCTTTCTAcagtttatctaaaaaaaaaggccatCTTATCCTGTGAGGTTGGCAGTTTTGGGTCAGAGCTTGCACGTTAGTGGCGCAATGACATTTATTTTACAGTAGCTGAGAAATCTGAATGGGGCTTGACCGAGCGAGTTATTATTTGTAACTATACAGAGAATTTCAgactcctttttctctcttaaagttcttttttttttttaacgtccACTATTGTTATGATTTAAAAGGAGGTTTTTCATGTATGCAAAATTGCATGCCATTTTCCCTTGTTATAATTGTCTATTTAACATAAATTGAGTTGATTTTTTTGACAGGAAACGTCTATTTAGCTTGATCAATGAACTGCCAACCGTTTTTGAAGTTGTTACGGAGAGGAAGCCTATAAAAGACAAGCCCAGTGTGGATAGCGGAAGCAAGTCTCGGGGCAGCACAAAGGTTAGAAAGATGGAACTAaagctttttttaatttcttgattctCATCTATCATTGAATTTGTCATACTTAAGTTAGGGTCTATCAGCCTCTGGCTCTATCTAAGGTTATGTTTGTTAAAATGATAatcaaaatcagaaaaataaatctataaAAATATACTGTGTGATGAATGATTATGTGTATTCTAAAATGTCAGCGTGCATTTGTCAAAACACTATTCAAGAAATGTATATGATTTAGGCTTGCAAAGCCACCTAATTACCAAATATTGACCTTCTGCAAGAAGAAATGTTATTGGCATTCGGCATACTGGTTTTACTGTTTCATAGTACTAATGCATGCTCATACCTTTAATCATTACTGGGTTCACTGTACTGTAGAGATCAAACGATGGACAAGTTAAGATTAATACTAAGTTTGCTGATGAGAATTTtgaggaggaagaagatgagCATAGTGAAACCCTTTGTGGGAGCTGCGGTGGAAATTACAACGCAGATGAATTTTGGATTGGCTGTGATGTCTGTGAGAGGTGGTACCATGGAAAGTGTGTGAAGATAACACCTGCTAAGGCGGAAAGCATCAAGCAATACAAATGCCCATCTTGTATGAAGAGGGGCAGGCAGTAGTAGTCACTAAAGCCAATGTTGGGAGATGAATAGCATCGTTCCAGTGGCTGgcaaaaaaaaatggtatagcagtgttacttttttaaaagttaTGTATTGAGTTTGCTCTGTAATATTTATTTCTAACAGATTGTTTCAAAGTGGTTTAAAGCCATCTTCCCCGGTGAATCCttgttcaaatattttcttatataattaGAATCTGTTAATTTGTGTCAGATTCACCAATAACATACATATAGTTGGtgaagtgctttttttttttttttttttaacatgtacATGCACGTCTATGCATTGTGATTGTAAAGGAATGTGTTCCTTCTGAGTACACATTAGTTGTCTATATTTCTAATTATTTTCTGAATCCCCATTAGGATTTGTATAGAGACCGTTGAATGTGCCCCTATTGGGCCTAAAACTTGACTTTGAAGATTACGACTGCTGCAAAAGATCCAATGCATCAAGGTTAAATTCTTTAAAACGAGCTTTGAGATTGGTGATTCAGTTGAATTgttaattaatatatactttACAAGTTACACCCAATGCCAGCAAAGCCCCAACTTATGAAGTAATCCAACCATTTTTAATGTTTATGAACCTTGGAAAGTAATCGAAAGGTCAAATTGTCAAACCTGAAGCATGGAGACAATTACGGAGAGCATCAAGGCCCCTTACTATAGAACAAAGCAACGAATCGGTCTGCGGCCCAAGGTGGTAGGTTAGGTGTAACTGGGCCTCAATTGCCTAGTAAGAATTGGGCTTCCTACTAAATCCTATGTTTAGACTTAAATCAAATGGATCATAAAAACGATACATGGGTGTAGCTAACAAATATTCAagctttgtttggttgagatgATGGACATGCAATGATAGAAAAGATTTGTGTTTTCTACCATGTGTATTTGGTACAGATGCCGGAATAGTGGAAATATGGAGATTATATTGCTATCATGTCATTTTAGAAAAGTGAAATAATAGAGAAGTGAAGGAGTaatgttataattttcttcttaatgGCATATCCCATTATGTTTTCTTCACAATTTGAAAGTGGACTTAGGTGGAAAACTCCAATTATccctattttctttcctcttcattttcactccaaccaaaccttgaaaaattacattttcctCTTCATGCTCCTTCCATCctatttccttcttttcctttccaccCCAACTACACATTGCATTAGACCCATGAAGAAATGGGATGACTCGTACGTACGCAAAGTGACTGAATGAGTTGGATCGAGTTGATCCATAGAGTCACATGAGTCAGcatttttttcccccctcttTTGTCAAAAaccattttcattttattttggttttgataacatttaatctatttatataaCAATCATAGTTATACAATCACAAGCCTTGTGGCTCGGTAATGTTATCTAATTCTCCCAACAAGGAGAACTTGAATTGGAATCTCcttgtaggggccttttttgcGTATTGTGcgttgggctgggctgcctcttGCGGTAATGGATCCGAATGTTtttgag
The DNA window shown above is from Quercus lobata isolate SW786 chromosome 7, ValleyOak3.0 Primary Assembly, whole genome shotgun sequence and carries:
- the LOC115952819 gene encoding PHD finger protein ALFIN-LIKE 1-like — translated: MEMAASPRTVEEIFKDYSGRRAGVVRALTYDVDEFYGLCDPDKENLCLYGHPNESWEVTLPAEEVPPELPEPALGINFARDGMHRKDWLSLVAVHSDSWLLSVAFYLGARLNRNERKRLFSLINELPTVFEVVTERKPIKDKPSVDSGSKSRGSTKRSNDGQVKINTKFADENFEEEEDEHSETLCGSCGGNYNADEFWIGCDVCERWYHGKCVKITPAKAESIKQYKCPSCMKRGRQ